A single region of the Aeromicrobium chenweiae genome encodes:
- a CDS encoding NAD(P)-dependent oxidoreductase yields the protein MASRTLHVTVPDAGWADRLADLHDVDLTVWDFASPQPDRHVDLAVRPYTVAAAGLESLDPSRLSVVQSQALGYDGVADTLPAGITYCNAVGVHEASTAELAVALLLASQREIDRYVREAGQWNRRFTASLIDRRILLLGHGGIGTELEKRLDGFDAELIRVATHRREDERGVIHGTDELESLLPTVDVVVLAVPLTEQTTHLVDDAFLSALPDGAIVVNVSRGKVADTDAIVRQGGRIRFAADVTDPEPLPADHPLWTVPGVLISPHVGGMSSAMQPRIDRIVRDQVQRLLDGRELEFVVVPG from the coding sequence ATGGCATCCCGCACGCTCCACGTCACCGTCCCCGACGCCGGCTGGGCCGACCGCCTCGCCGATCTGCACGACGTCGACCTGACCGTCTGGGACTTCGCGTCCCCGCAGCCCGACCGGCACGTCGACCTGGCGGTCCGCCCGTACACGGTCGCGGCGGCCGGCCTGGAGTCCCTCGACCCCTCGCGGCTGTCGGTCGTCCAGTCACAGGCCCTGGGGTACGACGGCGTCGCCGACACGCTGCCGGCGGGCATCACGTACTGCAACGCGGTGGGGGTCCACGAGGCGTCGACCGCCGAGCTGGCGGTCGCGCTGCTGCTGGCGTCGCAGCGCGAGATCGACCGGTACGTCCGGGAGGCGGGCCAGTGGAACCGCCGGTTCACCGCCAGCCTGATCGACCGGCGCATCCTCCTGCTCGGGCACGGGGGGATCGGCACGGAGCTGGAGAAGCGCCTCGACGGCTTCGACGCCGAGCTCATCCGCGTGGCGACGCACCGGCGCGAGGACGAGCGCGGCGTCATCCACGGCACCGACGAGCTGGAGTCGCTCCTGCCGACGGTCGACGTCGTCGTGCTGGCGGTGCCGCTGACCGAGCAGACCACGCACCTGGTCGACGACGCGTTCTTGTCGGCCCTGCCCGACGGCGCGATCGTCGTCAACGTCTCGCGGGGCAAGGTGGCCGACACCGACGCGATCGTCCGGCAGGGCGGCCGCATCAGGTTCGCCGCCGACGTGACCGATCCCGAGCCGCTGCCGGCGGACCACCCCCTGTGGACCGTGCCGGGCGTCCTGATCTCCCCGCACGTCGGTGGCATGTCCTCGGCCATGCAGCCCCGCATCGACCGGATCGTCCGTGACCAGGTGCAGCGGCTGCTCGACGGCCGTGAGCTCGAGTTCGTCGTCGTCCCCGGCTGA